The proteins below come from a single Bryobacter aggregatus MPL3 genomic window:
- a CDS encoding cohesin domain-containing protein: MPFYKGLARLNSLALAFILCFEGAFVPMPLEAKTRKGEKLLQEALLAEAKGDYEKALELYEQALGTDPRDTGYKLGVDRARFQAAQKMVDRGEKLRAQGKLEEALAIFQRAFALDPSSSIAEQRMRQTFDMIKKEQHSGAPTPPEERSLTAADKVKKEAEKKIDTLMDAPVLKPIKREIVNLKMNNQPAKILFETLSKMAGINVMFDPDFLSQNSGKNFPVDFQNTTLEEALDYLSILTKAYWKPISSNAIYVTLDNPQKRRDYEDYIVKVFYLQHALEPQELNEIANAVRVVGECRKVVPYVAQMALMVRCTADQVSLVQKILNDMDKPRAEIVLDVYVLEANKTKTRSLAATIANGSTAGLAQVIGFNGAPASGTTPASTSLNLARISKLSTNNFSVNMPGLFLQALLNDRTTRVLQNPQVRTVDNKKASLRIGDRYPYATGSFNVGTTGGVGGVSPYASTQFQFAEVGVNVDITPKIHGNDEVSLRVEVEVSNIRDQVNIGGLTQPVIGQRKIGEDIRIREGEINVMGGLRSNTRSKTIVGLPWLATLPGLNWLFGSDVDDRSDSELLVVLVPHLVRAPELTDLNLRGVSTGTDQQVKLSYQMKPEPVVAPAASAPAVTPVIPPPVTSPPGGSPPAGTTPQQLRPSPLPGPNVPVPASLLNPMAGPAPALKNKLSLTAPVTPVQLSSAVQVMVNVESADDLTKAPLKVEYDTKLLKLVNVSSGGLLASDGQKEELVTDLNSGEVSVSRSAGTKGISGNGSLLKLTFLSLAKGEATVRLTQAKLSNSKNEAAAPAPLPEVTLKIQ, translated from the coding sequence ATGCCTTTTTACAAAGGTTTAGCCCGCCTCAACAGTTTAGCCCTTGCCTTCATTTTATGTTTTGAGGGCGCTTTTGTGCCCATGCCGCTCGAAGCGAAAACCCGCAAGGGTGAGAAGCTTTTGCAGGAAGCGCTCCTCGCCGAGGCCAAAGGCGACTACGAGAAAGCCCTCGAGTTGTACGAGCAGGCCCTGGGGACGGATCCCCGCGACACTGGCTATAAGCTGGGTGTCGACCGCGCCCGCTTCCAGGCAGCCCAGAAAATGGTCGATCGCGGCGAAAAACTCCGCGCCCAGGGCAAGCTCGAAGAGGCCCTCGCCATTTTCCAACGCGCCTTTGCCCTCGACCCCTCCAGTTCAATTGCCGAACAGCGCATGCGCCAGACCTTCGACATGATCAAGAAGGAACAGCACTCCGGCGCGCCCACCCCACCCGAGGAGCGCTCGCTCACCGCCGCCGACAAGGTCAAAAAAGAGGCAGAGAAAAAGATCGACACCTTGATGGATGCTCCGGTGCTCAAGCCGATCAAGCGCGAGATCGTCAACCTCAAGATGAACAACCAGCCGGCAAAGATCCTCTTTGAGACCTTGTCCAAGATGGCCGGCATTAATGTCATGTTCGACCCGGACTTCCTCTCTCAGAACTCGGGCAAAAACTTTCCGGTCGATTTCCAGAACACGACGCTTGAAGAGGCGCTCGACTACCTGTCCATCCTCACCAAAGCCTATTGGAAGCCAATTTCGAGCAACGCGATCTACGTGACGCTCGATAACCCGCAGAAGCGCCGTGACTACGAAGACTACATTGTCAAAGTTTTCTATCTCCAGCACGCGCTGGAGCCGCAGGAGTTGAACGAAATCGCAAACGCCGTCCGCGTGGTGGGCGAATGCCGCAAGGTGGTGCCCTATGTCGCGCAGATGGCGCTGATGGTGCGCTGCACTGCCGATCAGGTGTCGCTGGTCCAGAAAATTTTAAACGACATGGACAAGCCGCGGGCAGAAATCGTTCTCGACGTCTATGTTCTTGAAGCCAACAAGACCAAGACACGCTCGCTGGCCGCCACGATTGCCAATGGATCCACGGCGGGCCTGGCGCAAGTGATCGGGTTCAATGGCGCGCCCGCTTCCGGCACCACTCCAGCAAGCACCTCGCTGAACCTGGCTCGCATCAGCAAGCTTTCCACAAACAATTTCTCCGTCAACATGCCGGGACTCTTCCTCCAAGCCTTGCTGAATGACCGAACCACACGCGTCCTCCAGAATCCGCAGGTGCGTACCGTTGACAACAAGAAGGCCAGTTTGCGCATTGGTGACCGATATCCCTATGCCACGGGCAGCTTCAACGTAGGCACCACCGGCGGCGTGGGAGGCGTCAGCCCTTATGCCTCGACGCAGTTCCAGTTTGCCGAAGTCGGTGTGAACGTCGACATCACACCCAAGATTCATGGCAATGATGAAGTGTCCCTCCGTGTGGAAGTGGAAGTCTCCAATATCCGGGATCAGGTCAACATCGGCGGATTGACACAACCCGTGATCGGACAGCGCAAGATCGGCGAAGATATTCGCATTCGAGAAGGCGAAATCAACGTGATGGGTGGTCTTCGATCGAATACCCGCTCGAAAACTATTGTCGGCCTCCCTTGGCTCGCCACCTTGCCCGGTCTCAATTGGCTCTTCGGATCGGATGTCGATGACCGGAGCGACAGCGAGTTGCTCGTTGTCCTGGTGCCCCATCTGGTGCGTGCGCCGGAGCTGACAGATCTAAACCTGAGGGGTGTCAGCACCGGAACCGACCAGCAGGTGAAGCTGAGCTATCAGATGAAACCAGAGCCGGTTGTGGCTCCTGCCGCCAGCGCTCCCGCAGTAACACCGGTCATTCCTCCTCCGGTGACATCGCCTCCCGGTGGATCGCCTCCGGCCGGAACCACACCACAACAATTGCGTCCCAGCCCTCTGCCCGGGCCGAACGTCCCAGTGCCGGCTTCCTTGTTGAACCCGATGGCAGGCCCAGCCCCTGCCCTGAAAAACAAACTGAGTCTGACTGCTCCGGTCACTCCGGTGCAGTTGAGTTCCGCAGTCCAGGTAATGGTGAACGTCGAGTCGGCCGACGACCTGACGAAGGCACCGCTCAAAGTGGAATACGACACCAAGCTGCTCAAGCTGGTGAACGTGAGCTCAGGCGGCCTGCTCGCGAGCGATGGGCAGAAAGAAGAGCTCGTTACCGATCTCAATTCGGGCGAAGTCTCTGTGTCGCGTAGCGCTGGAACGAAGGGCATTAGCGGCAACGGTTCCTTGTTGAAGCTGACCTTCCTCAGCTTGGCCAAAGGCGAGGCGACCGTACGGCTGACCCAGGCGAAGCTGTCCAACTCCAAGAATGAGGCGGCGGCTCCGGCACCGCTTCCTGAAGTCACCCTCAAGATCCAGTAG
- the smpB gene encoding SsrA-binding protein SmpB translates to MKPENQGNRIIADNRYARHEYFITDVYEAGLVLTGTEVKAARNGKVALKDGWAEVRNGEAWLEGVHISEYSHGNIENHKPVHARKLLLHKQEILKLIGKTREKGLTLIPLKMYLKEGRIKCEIGLAKGKKLHDKRETLKTREQEAEARSAMKARRYQ, encoded by the coding sequence ATGAAGCCGGAAAATCAAGGAAATCGAATCATCGCCGACAACCGCTACGCGCGGCACGAGTACTTCATTACTGACGTTTACGAGGCGGGCCTCGTCTTGACGGGAACCGAAGTAAAGGCGGCACGCAATGGAAAAGTGGCCCTGAAGGACGGCTGGGCTGAGGTGCGCAACGGCGAAGCCTGGCTCGAGGGTGTTCACATCAGCGAGTACAGCCACGGCAACATCGAGAATCATAAGCCCGTTCACGCGCGGAAGCTGCTGCTGCACAAGCAGGAGATCCTCAAGTTGATCGGCAAGACCCGGGAGAAGGGTCTCACTTTGATTCCATTGAAGATGTACCTCAAAGAGGGCCGGATCAAGTGCGAGATCGGCTTGGCGAAGGGCAAGAAGCTGCACGACAAGCGCGAAACCTTGAAGACGCGCGAACAAGAAGCCGAGGCACGCTCGGCGATGAAGGCGAGAAGATACCAATGA
- a CDS encoding type II secretion system protein: protein MIRRVKAGVVTTCSMSIPKPWRKRPMALRIPTGRRRGFTIVEMIIVMTIISIILSLAIPIYQKSLVRARESVLKNNLFTMRTVIDEFTYDKQKAPQDLRDLVDAGYLRSIPVDPMTGRADTWRIVMEDSLASVNQTEPGIYDVKSGSDQKSLEGTPYGEW from the coding sequence ATGATCCGAAGAGTCAAAGCTGGGGTGGTGACAACGTGTTCGATGTCTATTCCAAAACCATGGAGAAAGCGCCCGATGGCACTCCGTATTCCGACTGGTAGAAGGCGGGGCTTCACAATCGTCGAGATGATCATCGTAATGACGATCATCTCGATCATTCTCTCGCTCGCCATTCCGATCTATCAAAAGTCCTTGGTACGAGCACGGGAGAGCGTGCTCAAGAACAACCTGTTCACCATGCGCACGGTCATCGACGAATTCACCTATGACAAGCAGAAAGCCCCGCAGGACCTGCGCGATCTGGTGGATGCAGGCTATCTGCGCTCTATTCCCGTCGACCCAATGACAGGCCGCGCGGACACCTGGCGCATTGTCATGGAAGACTCTCTTGCCAGCGTCAACCAGACCGAACCCGGCATCTACGACGTCAAGTCTGGCTCCGATCAAAAAAGCCTCGAAGGCACACCCTACGGCGAGTGGTAG
- a CDS encoding type II secretion system protein, which produces MIPVSTKRRKWQGGLTLVELIVAITILIALSSMALPMARYKVRREKERDLRNALMQIRTAIDKYKDLADQGQLGTQKVGSENYPETLEILVEGVKIPGAQEKKIRFLRRMPIDPFTKSSDWGKRSVKDDPKSQSWGGDNVFDVYSKTMEKAPDGTPYSDW; this is translated from the coding sequence ATGATTCCTGTCTCCACAAAACGGCGCAAATGGCAGGGTGGTTTGACTCTGGTGGAACTGATTGTCGCGATCACCATCCTGATCGCACTCAGTTCGATGGCGCTTCCGATGGCGCGCTACAAGGTGCGTCGCGAGAAAGAACGGGATCTGCGCAACGCACTGATGCAGATCCGCACGGCAATCGACAAGTACAAGGATCTGGCCGATCAGGGCCAGCTTGGCACGCAAAAGGTAGGTTCGGAGAATTACCCCGAGACGCTGGAAATCCTCGTCGAGGGGGTCAAGATTCCGGGCGCCCAGGAGAAGAAAATTCGTTTCCTGCGACGCATGCCGATCGATCCATTTACAAAGTCGAGCGACTGGGGAAAACGAAGCGTAAAAGATGATCCGAAGAGTCAAAGCTGGGGTGGTGACAACGTGTTCGATGTCTATTCCAAAACCATGGAGAAAGCGCCCGATGGCACTCCGTATTCCGACTGGTAG
- a CDS encoding leucyl aminopeptidase — protein sequence MNSTILFQGYAGFGADALVFPAIEGSAPQTGNAAVDEWASDLYASGEFSGKSLETALLYKPAGLEAKRVLLIGLGKGDTVNSAVLRRVAGAALRTLKAKSILKIGFVLAKEFQQAAYAQALLEGAVAADFEPDEHKSKKDAKHAESFTILAEGGSSDLAEAARNGAVIGEAQNFTRALVNEPGNLLTPTVLAARAKAMAEENGLDVDILDEDRMRQLGMGSLLAVAQGSAEPPAMIVLHYKPADAKPGTHLGLIGKGVTFDTGGISIKPSESMEKMKYDMAGGAAVIGAMMAIAKLQPKVEVTAVIPTVENMPGSRAVRPGDIVTSLAGKTIEVLNTDAEGRLILIDAITYAKRLGVTLMIDAATLTGAITVALGAVNVGLFSNDGGWQQQVLDSSKEVGEKMWPMPMDDEYKELLKNAFADMPNIGSRGAGSITAALFLKEWVEDTPWVHLDIAGTAWIDEAKPFLAKGPTGVGMRTFIEVARRLAN from the coding sequence ATGAATTCGACGATTCTGTTCCAAGGCTATGCAGGGTTCGGCGCGGACGCGCTGGTGTTTCCCGCAATCGAGGGGAGCGCCCCTCAGACCGGCAACGCGGCGGTCGATGAATGGGCGAGCGACCTCTACGCTTCTGGTGAGTTTTCCGGCAAATCTCTCGAGACGGCCCTGCTCTACAAACCGGCGGGCCTGGAGGCGAAACGCGTCCTTCTGATCGGCCTGGGCAAGGGCGATACGGTCAACAGCGCGGTCCTCCGGCGCGTGGCCGGCGCCGCACTCCGGACCTTGAAAGCAAAGTCGATTCTGAAAATTGGCTTCGTTCTGGCGAAAGAATTCCAACAGGCCGCCTACGCGCAGGCCCTGCTCGAAGGCGCGGTCGCCGCGGACTTTGAACCGGACGAACACAAAAGCAAAAAGGATGCGAAGCACGCCGAGAGCTTCACGATTCTCGCCGAAGGTGGCTCCTCGGACTTGGCCGAAGCAGCCCGCAATGGCGCGGTGATCGGCGAGGCGCAGAACTTCACCCGGGCGCTCGTGAACGAGCCCGGCAACCTGCTGACGCCGACCGTTCTGGCCGCTCGCGCCAAAGCGATGGCGGAAGAGAACGGTCTCGATGTCGACATCCTCGACGAGGATCGCATGCGGCAGCTTGGCATGGGCAGTCTGCTCGCGGTGGCGCAGGGAAGCGCAGAGCCCCCAGCCATGATCGTGCTGCACTACAAGCCGGCTGACGCCAAGCCGGGCACGCATCTGGGATTGATCGGTAAAGGGGTCACCTTTGACACCGGTGGCATCTCGATCAAACCGAGCGAGAGCATGGAAAAGATGAAGTACGACATGGCCGGTGGGGCGGCGGTGATCGGCGCAATGATGGCCATCGCCAAACTGCAGCCGAAGGTGGAAGTCACTGCCGTGATCCCCACTGTCGAAAACATGCCGGGTTCCCGGGCTGTCCGTCCTGGCGACATTGTCACTTCACTGGCTGGTAAGACCATCGAAGTATTAAACACCGATGCTGAGGGGCGGCTGATTCTGATCGACGCGATCACCTACGCCAAGCGTCTGGGCGTCACGCTGATGATCGACGCGGCCACGCTCACCGGCGCGATCACCGTTGCTCTCGGCGCCGTCAACGTCGGCCTCTTCTCGAACGATGGAGGCTGGCAGCAGCAGGTGCTCGATTCGTCCAAGGAAGTTGGCGAGAAGATGTGGCCCATGCCGATGGATGACGAATATAAGGAGCTGTTGAAGAACGCCTTTGCCGACATGCCGAATATCGGTAGCCGGGGCGCGGGATCGATCACCGCGGCGCTCTTCCTCAAAGAATGGGTCGAAGATACGCCCTGGGTGCATCTCGACATTGCCGGTACGGCGTGGATTGACGAAGCAAAGCCATTTCTTGCGAAAGGCCCGACAGGCGTTGGCATGCGGACCTTCATCGAAGTGGCGCGCCGTCTGGCGAACTAG
- a CDS encoding serine/threonine-protein kinase, protein MTTSQWYQIQPRFAAALDQARGEDEEVLDRELGLDRELHGYARRVLRLVRSHSSTDAEELPEEISIWRLILPLASDGLGTDYLAERADGSLDRMVCFKASRILLDGATAQQQFVQDMRELAMLYDNGIARVLDSGWVVAGRPFVVSEFESGKPITEALQTFGTREKLTVFLRVLSAVGYAHQREILHGDLKPANILVGREQTPRLIDFGLARVFAKGGDPIGTQQNLEVASLAYLAPEQIRGTAITPATDVYTLGVILYELLSGEQPYGPPTDNVIERGRAICERILPQIEGIGADLNYIIAKATEKNREARYPDVMSMGKDIEAYLECRAVRPITENAASFALKILRQYWITTTLLVAVLGTASVAVLQRGRSQTQNSRKPVVAESKVQASSVESAKAYLDDMLAKNADKPEVVGELAKAYLRMAEVERKGSVALGGNRGAAIQSARKAYELTAKLITTENLTDAALLEYAKSARMLSELLNDARDYQEAIRVAQAWKEKFVSISSTQPDLLKAKAAADAALSDLLFAAGEQAASMPLARSAMQQFGVIYAADKKDRNKAADYARSANQVGNKALSLGDLVEALNVFRTAEAVLRPHVQDPESEVTPLIDLAKTLNGLGETLARSKQAGQALASYREARLLLEQAAKKEAGNDEVLSGLADNLIRTAQMQGEGPALEETARAIEMLRKLLLKPEPKAEYHKQLAQALTVRGELYLKQRKSEAARESFEEALSRWNSYGRLAGWKPQEEQEILRLKGLTGH, encoded by the coding sequence ATGACGACGAGCCAGTGGTATCAGATCCAGCCCCGATTCGCCGCAGCCCTCGATCAGGCACGCGGGGAGGACGAGGAAGTTCTCGATCGGGAGTTGGGTCTCGACCGGGAACTCCACGGATACGCGCGGCGGGTACTTCGTCTCGTACGGTCTCATTCCTCGACGGACGCAGAGGAGTTGCCCGAGGAGATCTCCATCTGGCGGCTGATCCTTCCCCTTGCCAGCGACGGCCTGGGTACGGATTATCTGGCAGAGCGAGCGGACGGTTCGCTGGACCGCATGGTGTGCTTCAAGGCCAGCCGCATCCTGCTCGATGGCGCAACCGCACAGCAGCAGTTTGTGCAGGACATGCGGGAACTGGCGATGCTTTACGATAACGGCATCGCACGCGTCCTCGATTCCGGATGGGTTGTGGCAGGCCGTCCTTTTGTAGTCTCCGAGTTTGAAAGCGGAAAGCCGATCACGGAAGCGCTCCAGACTTTCGGCACACGGGAGAAGCTGACGGTCTTTTTGCGGGTGCTTTCTGCAGTGGGCTATGCCCATCAACGGGAGATTTTACATGGCGATCTGAAGCCTGCCAACATCCTGGTGGGCCGGGAACAGACGCCCCGCCTCATCGACTTTGGGCTGGCCCGTGTCTTCGCGAAAGGTGGAGATCCGATTGGCACGCAGCAGAATTTAGAGGTCGCAAGTCTGGCCTATCTGGCGCCCGAACAGATTCGCGGCACTGCGATCACTCCAGCAACAGACGTTTATACCCTCGGCGTCATTCTCTACGAACTGCTCTCGGGCGAGCAGCCATACGGCCCGCCCACGGACAACGTGATAGAGCGGGGCCGGGCCATCTGTGAGAGGATTCTGCCGCAGATCGAAGGGATTGGAGCCGACCTCAACTACATCATCGCCAAGGCGACTGAGAAGAATCGTGAGGCGCGTTACCCCGATGTCATGTCCATGGGCAAAGACATCGAAGCTTATCTCGAATGCCGTGCCGTCCGGCCAATCACTGAGAATGCCGCATCCTTTGCGTTAAAGATCCTGCGGCAGTACTGGATCACCACCACCCTGCTCGTTGCCGTTCTTGGAACAGCGAGTGTCGCGGTGCTGCAGCGCGGACGCTCGCAGACGCAGAACAGCCGTAAGCCCGTCGTCGCCGAATCAAAGGTCCAAGCTTCCTCAGTGGAAAGTGCGAAGGCTTATCTCGACGACATGCTGGCCAAGAATGCCGACAAGCCCGAGGTGGTCGGAGAACTCGCAAAGGCCTATCTCCGCATGGCCGAAGTAGAACGGAAAGGGAGTGTGGCACTTGGGGGCAATCGGGGTGCAGCCATCCAATCGGCACGCAAGGCCTATGAGCTCACGGCCAAGCTCATCACCACAGAGAATTTGACCGATGCCGCGTTGCTGGAATACGCGAAGTCTGCCCGTATGCTCTCGGAACTGCTGAACGATGCACGCGACTATCAAGAGGCCATCCGTGTCGCGCAGGCCTGGAAAGAGAAATTCGTCAGCATCAGTTCCACGCAACCCGATCTCTTGAAGGCCAAAGCAGCAGCCGATGCCGCCCTTTCCGACCTGTTGTTTGCCGCCGGAGAGCAAGCCGCGTCGATGCCACTGGCGCGCTCAGCCATGCAGCAGTTCGGCGTGATCTATGCGGCAGACAAAAAGGATCGCAACAAAGCGGCAGATTATGCACGTTCCGCCAATCAGGTCGGGAACAAAGCGCTGTCGCTGGGGGATCTGGTGGAAGCGCTGAATGTGTTTCGGACAGCAGAGGCGGTACTGCGTCCGCACGTTCAAGACCCGGAAAGCGAGGTCACGCCACTCATCGATCTGGCAAAGACATTGAATGGACTGGGCGAGACGCTGGCGCGCTCGAAACAGGCGGGTCAGGCCCTGGCAAGCTATCGGGAAGCGCGGCTTCTGCTGGAGCAGGCGGCAAAGAAAGAAGCTGGGAACGATGAAGTACTATCGGGACTGGCCGACAACCTCATCCGGACAGCGCAGATGCAAGGAGAAGGGCCGGCACTCGAAGAAACCGCACGCGCAATCGAGATGCTCCGCAAGCTGCTCTTGAAACCGGAGCCCAAGGCGGAATATCACAAGCAACTTGCACAAGCGCTCACGGTGCGGGGTGAGTTGTATTTGAAGCAGCGAAAGAGCGAAGCGGCCAGGGAGTCTTTTGAAGAAGCGCTCTCACGCTGGAACAGCTACGGACGATTGGCAGGCTGGAAGCCACAAGAAGAGCAGGAGATTCTTCGTTTAAAGGGCCTCACCGGGCACTGA
- a CDS encoding mandelate racemase/muconate lactonizing enzyme family protein codes for MIRNLPASPQYPSRRNLLRGLAATGAGLLGELPAFALPEDKIKSVRYFTNSGDANGRQGQPMVNQSTNVVMIETQRGLIGIGEGGEPRTMEECASMLIGLDPFRIESHWQRMMRGYFYPAGREKLHSLGALDLALWDLKGKALDVPVWQLLGGKARDHVELYSTVFPNPGGGTLEDAARACRDAGFRTYRHATDNPRQRVVDRFKLVRKMYDDCVLLHKGAGDGGWAIDFHTELDLPDAINLATLLEPLHPYFCEDLIRSENVLAYETVRQRTKVPIAVGEQFGYKWDVSALIEKQLIDYTRVTLPNVGGITEFMKIVALAETHYIGMIPHFTGPIAEAALVHCLVATSVIALMEMLGNGTRTWPYLPKAYDFKDGKLWPNDRPGLGVQVDVSKMSRIGEYTTYRAGMLLNQRPDGSFTNW; via the coding sequence ATGATCCGTAACCTTCCCGCCTCTCCTCAATACCCGTCACGGCGCAATCTTCTGCGTGGCCTCGCTGCCACTGGGGCGGGATTGCTGGGCGAACTGCCAGCTTTCGCTTTGCCAGAAGACAAGATCAAATCTGTCCGCTACTTTACGAATTCGGGTGATGCCAACGGCAGGCAAGGCCAACCGATGGTCAACCAGTCGACCAATGTCGTCATGATCGAAACGCAACGTGGACTCATCGGTATCGGCGAGGGCGGTGAGCCCAGAACGATGGAAGAGTGCGCCAGCATGTTGATCGGACTCGACCCTTTCCGCATCGAATCTCACTGGCAGCGCATGATGCGGGGCTATTTCTATCCTGCGGGCCGCGAAAAGCTGCATTCTTTAGGAGCGCTTGATCTTGCGCTGTGGGATCTGAAGGGCAAAGCGCTCGATGTGCCCGTTTGGCAACTATTGGGAGGTAAGGCCCGGGACCATGTGGAACTGTATTCAACGGTGTTCCCGAATCCCGGAGGCGGCACCTTGGAAGATGCTGCACGAGCCTGTAGGGATGCGGGGTTCCGCACATACCGCCATGCAACGGATAACCCGCGTCAACGTGTTGTCGATCGCTTCAAGTTGGTTCGAAAGATGTATGACGATTGCGTTCTACTGCACAAGGGAGCCGGAGACGGTGGATGGGCGATTGATTTCCACACGGAGTTGGATCTTCCGGATGCCATTAATCTTGCCACGCTGCTTGAACCCCTCCATCCCTACTTCTGCGAAGATCTGATCCGCAGTGAAAATGTGCTTGCTTACGAGACCGTTCGTCAGCGCACTAAGGTTCCGATCGCGGTTGGGGAACAGTTCGGCTACAAGTGGGACGTCAGCGCGCTGATCGAGAAGCAACTGATCGACTATACGCGAGTCACGCTGCCGAACGTCGGCGGCATCACGGAGTTCATGAAGATTGTCGCGCTCGCCGAAACCCACTATATCGGGATGATTCCGCATTTCACCGGTCCGATTGCGGAAGCGGCATTGGTCCACTGTCTTGTGGCGACATCGGTAATTGCGCTCATGGAAATGCTAGGCAACGGCACGCGGACTTGGCCTTATCTGCCGAAAGCCTACGATTTCAAAGACGGCAAGCTGTGGCCAAACGACCGGCCCGGACTGGGTGTTCAGGTGGACGTGAGCAAGATGTCTAGAATCGGGGAGTACACCACGTATCGCGCCGGGATGTTGCTCAACCAGCGTCCGGACGGATCGTTCACCAACTGGTAG
- the gndA gene encoding NADP-dependent phosphogluconate dehydrogenase, which translates to MSLPQSDIGLVGLAVMGQNLALNIADHGFRISVYNRTTVTMEKFVAAHPSTPGGLDGQATIEGFVASLKRPRKIIILVKAGAGTDAVIDSLVPHLEEGDIIIDGGNALWTDTIRREKDLKAKGLRFIGSGVSGGEEGARFGPSLMPGGDKAAFEEIRPIWEAIAAKVDDKTGKPLEGATPGHPIVGGVPCTTYIGPNGAGHYVKMVHNGIEYGDMQMICEAFALMKNLLGMSAEECAAVFKTWNTGVLDSFLIEITADILAQKDPVTGKAFVDIVLDTAGQKGTGKWTSTNALDMGVPAPTVAEAVFARYLSAVKEERVNASKLLKGPAVSFTGDKQAMIDAIHDALYCSKICAYAQGFQLMRTAQVDYKWDLPFGEIAKIFRGGCIIRARFLQKITEAYQHNHDLVNLLLDPFFTSELDRCQTNWRKVVAAAATNGVATPTFFSALSYFDAYRTETLPANLLQAQRDFFGAHTYERTDSPRGKFFHLDWPEPGRPQLEV; encoded by the coding sequence ATGTCGTTACCTCAATCTGACATTGGCCTCGTCGGCCTTGCAGTGATGGGCCAGAATCTGGCGCTCAACATCGCTGATCACGGATTTCGAATTTCGGTCTACAACCGGACCACGGTCACCATGGAGAAGTTTGTCGCGGCACACCCGTCTACCCCCGGCGGTTTAGACGGCCAGGCGACCATTGAAGGCTTTGTAGCCTCGCTCAAGCGCCCGCGGAAGATCATCATCCTGGTAAAGGCTGGCGCTGGTACGGATGCCGTGATCGACTCCCTCGTGCCTCATCTCGAAGAAGGCGACATTATTATCGATGGCGGCAACGCTCTTTGGACCGATACCATCCGTCGCGAGAAAGATCTGAAGGCCAAGGGCCTTCGCTTCATCGGTTCCGGTGTGTCCGGCGGTGAAGAAGGCGCCCGCTTCGGTCCCTCCCTGATGCCTGGTGGCGACAAGGCCGCCTTTGAAGAGATCCGGCCCATCTGGGAAGCAATCGCAGCCAAGGTGGATGACAAGACAGGCAAGCCGCTCGAAGGCGCAACGCCCGGACATCCGATTGTCGGCGGAGTTCCCTGCACCACTTACATTGGACCGAACGGCGCCGGCCACTACGTCAAGATGGTTCATAACGGCATCGAGTATGGCGACATGCAGATGATCTGCGAAGCCTTCGCGCTGATGAAGAATCTGCTTGGGATGAGCGCGGAAGAATGCGCAGCCGTGTTCAAGACCTGGAACACCGGCGTGCTGGACAGCTTCCTCATCGAGATCACCGCGGACATCCTCGCCCAGAAGGACCCCGTCACCGGAAAAGCCTTCGTCGACATCGTTCTCGACACTGCGGGCCAAAAGGGCACCGGTAAGTGGACCAGCACGAACGCCCTCGACATGGGCGTCCCTGCCCCGACCGTTGCCGAGGCCGTCTTTGCCCGCTATCTGAGCGCGGTGAAGGAAGAACGCGTCAACGCCTCGAAGCTGCTGAAGGGACCGGCAGTCTCCTTCACCGGCGACAAGCAGGCCATGATCGATGCCATTCACGATGCGCTGTATTGCTCGAAGATCTGCGCCTATGCGCAGGGCTTCCAGCTGATGCGCACCGCGCAGGTGGATTACAAGTGGGACTTGCCCTTCGGCGAGATCGCCAAGATCTTCCGTGGCGGCTGCATCATCCGCGCCCGCTTCCTGCAGAAGATCACCGAAGCCTATCAGCACAATCATGACCTGGTGAATCTGCTGCTCGATCCGTTCTTCACCAGCGAACTCGATCGTTGCCAGACCAACTGGCGCAAGGTTGTCGCGGCCGCGGCGACAAACGGTGTCGCAACACCGACCTTCTTCTCGGCCCTGAGCTACTTTGACGCTTATCGCACCGAGACGCTGCCGGCGAATCTGCTCCAGGCCCAGCGCGATTTCTTCGGCGCCCATACCTATGAGCGCACCGATTCTCCGCGCGGGAAGTTCTTCCATCTTGACTGGCCAGAACCCGGCCGGCCGCAACTGGAAGTCTAA